Proteins encoded within one genomic window of Fragaria vesca subsp. vesca linkage group LG1, FraVesHawaii_1.0, whole genome shotgun sequence:
- the LOC101305703 gene encoding glucan endo-1,3-beta-glucosidase 8-like has protein sequence MARAAVLVWLLSMMLVSIDIAQGYGINWGSMMTHPLPPKKVVAMLKENGFKKVKLFDAEPSMMDALAGSGLEVMVGIPNDKLSELASDYGSAKAWVKHNVTSYLYDGGVAIKYVAVGNEPFLSSYNGSYVKTTYPAMKNIQKALYDSSQEVGSKIKVTTPFNADVYHSKSDKPTDGEFRQNIRDSMVQILGLLKQAKSPFLVNIYPFLSLSQNTDFPREFAFFDGGGKGVDDGNIHYDNVFDANLDTAHYALKKEGYSDLEIIIGEVGWPTDGGRDANVKLAQKFYDGLFKKLAKGQGSPLRKGSVEVYLFGLFDENSKSIAPGDFERHWGIFRYDGQPKFPMDISGKGQNQMLKPVKGVEMLDKQWCVLNSDVRNLSKAMKEKDYACSNADCTSIKNSSSCSFLEPSDQVSYAFNSFYQSRNQSVEACNFNGMGTKVTQDPSKGDCLFPLQIESSATDLVALSLSTGLLLLMSFFILM, from the exons ATGGCTAGAGCCGCGGTTCTTGTGTGGCTCTTGTCGATGATGTTAGTCTCCATCGACATTGCACAAGGCTACGGTATTAACTGGGGTTCAATGATGACACACCCTTTGCCTCCCAAAAAAGTTGTTGCAATGCTTAAGGAAAATGGCTTCAAGAAAGTGAAGCTTTTCGATGCAGAGCCATCGATGATGGACGCGTTGGCCGGTTCAGGCCTAGAGGTTATGGTCGGAATCCCCAATGATAAGTTGTCAGAACTTGCTAGTGATTATGGAAGTGCCAAAGCCTGGGTGAAGCACAATGTGACCAGCTATTTGTATGACGGGGGCGTCGCTATCAA ATATGTGGCTGTTGGAAACGAGCCATTCTTGTCAAGTTACAATGGGAGTTATGTTAAGACTACTTATCCGGCTATGAAAAACATTCAGAAGGCCTTGTATGATAGTAGCCAGGAAGTTGGATCGAAAATCAAAGTCACCACTCCCTTCAATGCGGATGTGTATCATTCGAAATCAGACAAGCCAACGGATGGTGAATTCCGACAGAACATTAGGGATAGTATGGTGCAGATTCTAGGACTCCTGAAGCAAGCCAAGTCTCCATTTCTTGTCAACATATACCCCTTCCTTAGTTTGTCCCAAAACACTGATTTTCCTAGGGAATTTGCTTTCTTTGATGGTGGTGGAAAGGGGGTTGATGATGGCAACATCCACTACGACAATGTGTTTGATGCAAATCTGGATACAGCTCACTATGCATTGAAAAAGGAAGGTTATTCGGACTTGGAGATTATAATCGGAGAAGTCGGATGGCCTACAGATGGTGGCAGGGATGCCAACGTCAAATTGGCACAGAAGTTTTATGACGGCCTCTTCAAGAAGCTAGCAAAAGGGCAAGGAAGCCCTCTTCGAAAAGGAAGCGTAGAAGTGTACCTCTTCGGTCTTTTTGATGAGAACTCCAAAAGTATTGCCCCCGGGGACTTTGAGCGTCATTGGGGCATCTTTCGTTACGACGGACAGCCTAAGTTTCCGATGGACATCAGCGGAAAGGGGCAAAACCAAATGCTCAAGCCAGTGAAAGGGGTGGAAATGCTGGACAAACAATGGTGTGTACTAAACAGTGATGTGAGAAACTTGAGTAAGGCAATGAAAGAAAAGGACTATGCTTGCAGTAATGCGGATTGCACAAGCATTAAAAATAGTAGCTCATGCAGTTTTCTTGAACCCAGTGACCAAGTCTCTTACGCTTTCAACTCATTCTACCAATCGAGGAACCAAAGCGTGGAGGCGTGTAATTTTAATGGGATGGGAACAAAGGTAACACAAGATCCTTCAAAAGGAGATTGTTTATTTCCGTTACAGATAGAAAGTAGTGCTACAGATTTGGTTGCATTGAGTCTTTCTACAGGACTCTTGTTGCTCATGAGCTTCTTCATATTAATGTAA